One Cryptomeria japonica chromosome 9, Sugi_1.0, whole genome shotgun sequence genomic window carries:
- the LOC131079607 gene encoding pentatricopeptide repeat-containing protein At3g26782, mitochondrial, whose protein sequence is MIMVECIRFHRAISLLSPAHLRGLKQPLHIHFSQFKRIHSVITHTRSTFLRNKLINMYAKCGNLGIARQVFDGIAEPDLISWNVIIVAYQRQGYSREALTLFHQMQRTGIHPDQFILASILPACAAMGALEAGLHIHHRVIESGFLSDVVVINALIDMYVKCESIFQACKLFENMPQRNVVSWTVMIAGYAQNGFVKNALETYKTMKSAGVKANSTTFASILPACAKIGALERGMEFHQIIFQSGFLSDIVLANALIDMYAKCGSMQKARQMFDKMSVRDAVTWNTMMAGYALDGFAEEALETFKLMQLAGVQPDSTTFASVLPTCAKLGALEEGMNIHQMIMESKLLLDVVVVSALIDMYAKCGCLHKARNLFDEMPRRNVISWTAMISGYAQNGVLDEALRLFKEMPSRNVVTWTVMIAGYAQNGFIENALETFKQMQLAGINPNSTTYASILPAIAKMGALEEGMVIHQRIIESGFFIDISTVNALIDMYAKCGSIHKARKVFNKIPERNVVSWNMMIAGYARHGYGKHSLKIFELMKDSGTYADNVSFICVLFACSHAGLVDEGCKFFCGMSDSYCIMPTMDHYACMVDLLGRASYLDEALNLIIKMPFKPAVVAWMCLLGACRSHKNIELGVFTATLLFELDPTNDAVYVLLADIYAEVSRWDDVQKVRGLMNDRGIKKIPGCSWIEIREVVHAFCVGDRSHPQTHEIYTMLQNLTLKMKASGYMPYQKHTLNDVEEEEKELFLCHHSEKLAIAFGLLNTSPGTTIRVVKNLRVCVECHNATKFISKIVAREIVVRDANRFHHFNQGQCSCGDYW, encoded by the coding sequence ATGATAATGGTGGAATGCATTCGTTTCCATCGCGCAATATCATTGTTATCCCCTGCACATCTCCGTGGGTTGAAGCAGCCATTGCACATTCATTTTTCACAGTTCAAGCGAATTCACTCTGTCATTACTCACACGAGATCGACATTCCTTCGAAATAAGCTTATCAACATGTATGCCAAGTGCGGTAATTTGGGGATTGCTCGTCAAGTTTTTGACGGCATTGCAGAACCAGACCTTATCTCATGGAATGTTATAATTGTTGCTTACCAAAGGCAGGGGTATTCTCGTGAGGCGTTGACACTGTTTCACCAAATGCAACGAACAGGTATCCACCCTGATCAATTCATCTTGGCCAGCATTCTCCCAGCGTGTGCCGCAATGGGGGCTTTGGAAGCAGGTCTCCACATCCATCATAGGGTAATTGAGAGCggatttttgtcagatgttgtagtcatCAATGCCCTAATCGACATGTATGTAAAATGTGAAAGCATTTTTCAGGCATGTAAATTGTTTGAAAATATGCCTCAAAGAAACGTTGTCTCATGGACAgtcatgattgcaggatatgcgcaAAATGGGTTTGTTAAAAATGCCTTGGAAACCTATAAGACGATGAAATCGGCAGGTGTAAAGGCAAATTCTACAACATTTGCCAGCATCCTaccagcctgtgccaaaataggagctttggaacggGGTATGGAGTTCCATCAAATTATTTTCCAGAGTGGGTTTCTGTCAGatattgtacttgcaaatgccctgatagacatgtacgcaaaatgtggaagcatgcaGAAAGCACgccaaatgtttgacaaaatgtctgtgCGGGATGCAGTGACATGGAATACGATGATGGCAGGTTATGCACTGGATGGGTTTGCTGAAGAGGCCTTGGAGACATTCAAACTTATGCAATTGGCTGGTGTACAGCCAGATTCCACAACATTTGCCAGCgtcctccctacctgtgccaaaTTGGGAGCTTTGGAAGAGGGTATGAATATCCATCAAATGATTATGGAAAGCAAACTATTATTAGATGTCGTTGTCGTGAGTGCCCTTATAGACATGTACGCAAAATGTGGATGTTTACACAAGGCACGGAATCTGTTCGACGAAATGCCTCGTAGGAATGTGATTTCATGGACTGCGATGATTTCAGGATATGCACAGAATGGTGTTCTTGATGAGGCTTTAAGGCTTTTCAAAGAAATGCCTTCCAGAAATGTGGTTACATGGACTGTGATGATCGCAGGGTATGCACAAAATGGGTTTATTGAAAATGCTTTGGAgacttttaagcaaatgcaattggcaggtataAACCCAAACTCCACAACCTATGCAAGCATCCTCCCTGCTattgccaaaatgggagctttggaagagGGTATGGTGATCCATCAAAGAATTATTGAAAGTGGGTTTTTCATAGATATTTCAACTGtaaatgccttgatagacatgtatgcaaaatgtggaagcatacacaaGGCACGTAAGGTGTTCAATAAAATTCCTGAacgaaatgtggtctcatggaatatgatgattgcaggatatgcgaGGCATGGCTATGGCAAGCACTCTCTGAAAATTTTTGAACTAATGAAGGATTCAGGAACATACGCTGACAATGTAAGCTTCATTTGTGTTTTATTTGCGTGCAGCCATGCAGGTTTAGTGGATGAGGGCTGTAAATTCTTCTGTGGCATGAGCGACTCTTATTGCATTATGCCTACAATGGATCATTATGCATGCATGGTAGACCTTCTTGGCCGTGCTAGCTATCTTGACGAAGCACTAAACTTAATAATCAAAATGCCATTTAAACCTGCGGTGGTTGCGTGGATGTGTTTGCTTGGCGCGTGTCGGTCACATAAGAATATAGAGCTAGGAGTTTTTACAGCAACTCTCCTTTTTGAACTGGATCCTACAAATGATGCAGTGTATGTTCTCCTGGCCGATATCTACGCAGAAGTCAGCAGGTGGGATGACGTTCAAAAGGTAAGGGGATTGATGAACGATAGAGGAATTAAAAAGATACCTGGATGTAGCTGGATTGAAATCCGTGAAGTGGTGCATGCTTTTTGTGTAGGAGATAGATCACACCCACAAACGCACGAGATCTATACAATGTTgcaaaatttgacattgaaaatGAAAGCATCAGGGTATATGCCATATCAAAAGCATACATTGAATGAtgtggaagaggaggaaaaagaattgTTCCTCTGCCACCATAGTGAGAAATTGGCAATTGCATTTGGGTTGTTAAACACATCGCCTGGGACAACTATTAGAGTTGTCAAGAATCTTAGAGTATGTGTTGAGTGCCACAATGCAACCAAGTTTATCTCCAAGATTGTTGCTAGAGAAATTGTTGTGAGAGATGCGAACCGGTTTCATCATTTCAATCAAGGGCAGTGTTCCTGTGGAGATTATTGGTGA